In Helianthus annuus cultivar XRQ/B chromosome 3, HanXRQr2.0-SUNRISE, whole genome shotgun sequence, a single window of DNA contains:
- the LOC110931816 gene encoding SH3 domain-containing protein C23A1.17-like: MASSGSGVSNASDPMACTSDDEMATDSGVYTSDTTSTDEDDFQPFALPIFGDGVPLADGPPGEDLPLVPIHAHLPFAAVPFEEQPLDALPDGDIDLLIEGPPEGDQDGGASMEDGVPLVDIPVVDPIVPMVELPDMEVHSDSAASGSFESIASFIPPLGFGYIPRIDDDEEIEIGDEQCSASGDELIHEEQPAEAPVLPDDQIPVMPADHQPAPVVPEPILALDPVPIIDAPAVAPPAIETPEVAPIPDPMAIFDDLAPFATHIDPRYANTSNGWTEEDDYPPYVVPVTPTTVPVTAPLDIPVFPPPTSDAPRTDLPITFLQDIPPPPPGEGSSSQPFGHTLFMAGDSQFLPQIPYPGFVPPVSSTAPFISQFPHTTSQYPTLIIHSMSDTL; the protein is encoded by the exons atggcatcATCTGGTAGTGGAGTATCCAACGCGAGCGACCCGATGGCCTGTACCTCTGATGACGAGATGGCCACCGACTCGGGAGTTTACACCTCAGACACCACGAGCACCGATGAAGACGATTTCCAGCCGTTTGCCCTACCGATCTTCGGAGATGGCGTACCCCTAGCTGATGGCCCACCAGGAGAGGACCTACCCCTTGTTCCAATCCATGCCCATCTCCCCTTCGCTGCAGTTCCCTTTGAGGAACAACCTCTCGACGCGTTACCCGATGGTGACATCGACCTACTCAtcgagggtcccccggagggagACCAGGATGGTGGGGCCTCGATGGAGGACGGTGTTCCGCTTGTTGATATCCCAGTTGTTGATCCCATTGTTCCCATGGTTGAGCTTCCTGATATGGAGGTTCATTCTGATTCGGCCGCCTCAGGTTCTTTTGAGTCGATAGCTTCCTTTATCCCACCGTTGGGATTCGGTTACATTCCTCGTATTGACGATGATGAGGAGATAGAGATAGGGGACGAGCAGTG TTCCGCCTCTGGGGATGAGTTGATCCACGAGGAGCAGCCTGCTGAGGCTCCTGTTCTCccagatgatcagattcctgttATGCCTGCTGATCATCAGCCCGCTCCAGTCGTTCCAGAGCCCATTCTTGCCCTTGACCCTGTTCCTATCATTGATGCACCCGCTGTTGCACCACCAGCCATTGAGACCCCAGAGGTAGCACCCATACCCGATCCCATGGCGATTTTTGATGACCTTGCACCGTTTGCTACCCACATTGACCCGAGATACGCTAACACCAGCAATGGGTGGACTGAGGAGGATGACTACCCTCCGTACGTGGTCCCAGTCACTCCCACTACCGTACCTGTTACTGCACCACTCGATATTCCGGTGTTTCCTCCACCCACTTCTGATGCCCCTCGTACCGATCTCCCGATTACTTTTCTCCAGGACATTCCTCCGCCACCACCTGGGGAGGGATCGTCGAGTCAGCCTTTCGGCCACACACTATTTATGGCAGGAGATAGCCAGTTCTTACCACAGATCCCTTATCCTGGTTTTGTTCCACCTGTGTCATCTACTGCACCCTTCATTTCTCAGTTTCCCCATACCACTTCACAG TATCCGACCCTTATCATCCATTCCATGTCGGATACTCTGTAG